In the Ptychodera flava strain L36383 chromosome 1, AS_Pfla_20210202, whole genome shotgun sequence genome, taatggtaaaagttcattgaaatactaaaaatcaaatattcaaaaatactgTACATCACTGAGTGTTATAAACTTAGAATGTCTAAGGAGCACAGAAAGTAAAAGGCTGATTTACAACCATACTCTCGCTATTCGTGTCTCTCTGTAGATCTGTTCTGATCATTCCAAACAACATAGGTAGTTTTGGGATTTGAGAGTTAAATCTGTCTTGAACTCATACGGTTGATGTTTGACATTCTACCACTATTTCTGTCTCCGTAGTTCAATTCAGATAATTCGACACACCATGGGTAGACCAAAGTTTTGGGATATGATGGTTACATCTGTCTTGGATTCATAAAGTGTGTCACAGAGCTTATTACAAAACCCTTGGACCCTAAAATACAGGCTTACATTACAATACTGCTGATCATTAAATCACGGCATTAAGTTGTCAACAAATAAAAGAGACAATCACttgataaatataaaaacattatgtatgtcatttaTGTCCTGTCTGTATCTGGCCTCTGGTTATTTTGTTATTGTGTtgtcatttgataattttatttctATTAACAATATACAAGAAAGCACATGAATGAAGTATTTGTGTCTGATATCAGTCTGCATGGTAGTGAGCACACACATGGCTTTTATGGTCAATGGTTGACTGTGTTTCAGTTTGTGATGTATGTGCAATCATTTTCACCATGAAATGAATATAGACAATGTTAGAAAATTGTAACTATACCCCTTATGTTTGCATACAGTGCACAACACAAGGTgaatgaatattccacattgataaggaattataaacataaaatttgaatactAAAGCATTTATGTAATTTacatatatgaatattcatcaacCTTGCATCTTGCACTAAGCACCTACTAAGTGGGTGTACTTGACCAATCACAGGCATTGTTAGAAATGGATATAACGTACATGAAATAAAATAGTCATATTGTCGGAAAAAATGTTACTTTGTCCCTGAAGTGGGTGTACTCAGCCAATCACAGGCACTGTTACAAATCGGTATCCAGCCTCTTGTCAAGCTTGCTGGGTGATACCATTACATTGGAGGGATGACTGTTTGTTTGCAGGGCATGTTGAGTGAGTTACACTTGCTGTATTTGAGCATACTGATGGACCCCCACATCACTGGGCACTCTCCAATTCAACTCAAAGAGCCGGAAAGCCCGGAGTGGGATCGCCAAAACGTTCATGATATCCCGGAGAATCTCGATACACGGGAAGAGGACGCGCTTCAAGCCATAGCCACAGTTATAGAGGAATACGACAGACGGTTGCATCACGTGGTTGTACAGCGATGAGAGTACTGGTCGCAGGAAATGATCACCGACCACGATGAAGAGTTCTTTCAGGAAAAACTGGAAAATGTTCTGGAAAAGGAACCTGGCGGTCTCTAGGACAAGGAGTAAGATTGCTTCCAGGATAATACGCAAAGCATGAAAGAATTCCTGTAAACCTCTCCGCACATATTTTGCCGATCTGAAATTATtagaaaatgacagaaattCATTTATGTAAAACAAGTAATAATGACTACCTCTtggacaatttttgtcagatataCTAGTTTCAGGGTCGATTCTCTTTTGGCTGAATTGAGtctcaatgaaattttgtttccAAAGACATCTCATCAAACGTTGCaaattcatgttcaaaataGTTTACAGTTCAATATTTAGAGTACTTCAATATTCAACATTACATCATACCAGAatttgatggcgcaaatactgcaagctgattggttgagacgtgaAAATTGTGCTGTATTCACAACATACTGGGGTTAGAACAGGCAGGagctctcagctagagaaaaattccctttttgaCGTTCACACCATAGTTTCTATTTACTAGCAATAAACTACCTCAGCAACAGgcataccactcgattttgaccagttcactccatatatgcactcgctatcgctcgtgtaCATATGTCATGACTGGTCATGACATATGACTGGTCatgactggtcaaaatctcgtggtataccgtcgttgGGCGTGGTGAACCATAGACTACTGAAAACTTTAAGCACTGTCCTACACAACTGTACAAGTCGGTTAGTTTGGTACACAGTCCATCTTCAGGCAAACCCTGGTGGTATGACCACTTTGTGTTCATGCTCAAATTGTCATCATTTCAACAAACTGCAATTATACTGAATAATTTAATTCTAACTCAGACATATGGAATACATCGTCAGTAAAGACAGACTTACAATAACAAAGATTCACATgacaaatttttgatcaaatgcaGAGAAAAATGCCAAGAAGTTTGACTTACTTGTCAGCGATATCAGCCATGTATGCATCACTCATGGCTCCCCTGCCGTCATAGTAACGTCTGTTTCCATGTTCAAAATAGTAAATGTACCTGTTTGggagaaaagaaatgaaatttaagAATCAAACTTTGGTGGCGCTGTTCATGGAAAGGCCAATCAGAAACTAATCTGACACAAACTACCTTTAATAGTTCCTTCGAGTTTCCATCAGAAGCATGGTCAAGAAAACAACAAAGATTTTGGGCTTAAATAATTCTCTATAAACAGATattacaaatttcaaaagtgtttTGGAGAAACACATTCATAATCATATCTCAAGCTTGAAATACTAACAAAGCCCTGACCGAAACAATCCATAGTGAACAAAGTCAAAGAACTTGCTTCTCACTcaaaaagatgaaaatactgacaCAGGTAACACAGACAGCTGGTGACTTCTTCATTTGTACAGCAGCAAATATTTGTTATGCTGTCTGTGTGTACAGGCAAGTCTTTCCTGATGTGCCTTTTACAACTCAAACGACCAACAGAGAATATAAAAACACAACCTACATATCTTCCATGATTATGTCTGTGATAAAAAGAATTTCTGCATAATGTGGAGTGGCCATCAAATGTGTAAATATGCACTACCTGGACAGtagattttgtcatttttagtacATAGAAACCCTTTCATaacaatggtttggcctaatcgcattgttttctatggtagcTGTACCATTTTACATGGAAATGGGGGTAAAAGGGTCACTGGTTCTAGCTGTAGATTGATCAGGTATCAGTTTGTGGAAGATATCTAGTGATGTGACAATAGACTTTGATACATTATGACTAAAGTATAGAAAACGACAGGAGTAAGCATGCAAAAGCAGTGACACCATACAGTTGTCAAGACATCTGCTGTAGGCCCGTTCCTTTGCTTCATATTTCAGAATATGTCAGTTACCGTTATTACGGTAGGACAGTCCATTTTAAAACAGAGACAGGGTGATCCTAAATGGCAAAGCTACTTTGCAAGTTTTTGATTGGTGTGTTCTACAATCAGATCTATAGATATTTGTAGTAAAAGTATAAAACATACTTCTCCCAATTTGCTATTTCAACAAGGTTGTAACTTctgaaatactgaaattttcTCATGGTTGTCACTACCTTCTATCattcattatattgaacacactCTCACAACTGGACCCTCCTAAATAATGTCTCACATTTACGATTTGATTCCACCATTGGTAAGAATAGAACCAGCAGTGAACTTGACAGTAAAGGAGTTAGCCAAAGATACCTATGGATCAATGGCAAAAAAACTGATCAATAAATAATTTGTAGAAGTATTCACACAGCTCTAGGAATCATTAGGAAATGAACTGTTCCATCAAAGTGTTTGTGTCTCAAAGTGTTCCAATAAATACATCTTATTTTCTCACAGAATACTGAAGAATGCAGTCTAAAACAGCTTTAGATTAATAGAGATACTATGTTCTGTCTATGATGGCTGAAATTTCATAGAAAAGCACGGCAGGACCCCAATGATAGACTATGTTGCTGTCTATATTAGGTGAAATTAATTTTATAGAAAAGCTAAGCAAACACTCAATGATACAGTATGTTGTTACATGTTTGTGTGATACATGTTGCTGAAATTTCATAGATAAGTTAAGCAGGACCCCAATGATAGATTTTAATGACCATGAGCAGCAGATGTCAATGACAACCAGGGTCACAGTATAGAAAAGAACTACAAACACCTTATAGTAACCCTTACAACAGGTAAGAACATGTTGAGGAACGAATCTCCTCCTTCTATGCATAAATTATCAGAGATGAAATACCAATGTATTTACTGATACCAGAGGTTAGCTGATCATAACATGAGTGTTACACAATTACTTTTACACTAGTAGAAGTTCACATTTATATCTATTCTCTACAAGCAAAACCTACCGTTTTTCTGATACCTCCGTTATTTTGCTGCAGTGCcatgaaaaatgcaattttacaaaagaaacataacatttcaaattaaaagAAGCAACTACATTTTTGCACAGTTTTTTAACTTTCTACAGTGATGcttttgcaaataaaaaaaaacttttaaactACTAATGTCAATCTTGAAATTAACATTATCACATGGTACAACTCCTGCATATGACCGCTGTGCTCTAAGCCAGTGATacacaaaatgaaattgatGGGTAATTTATCCACAATACACCAAAtttaatcatttcatttatGACTATAAAGGCATGAATGAAAGATGTGTGTTTGATTTCTAGAATTTTCAAGTTTCTGATCATCGCATTTTATTGATGGACACAGCGAGTgtggaaatttttgaaacagcAGTGACGTAAATGTATGAATGTGGATCTACCACTAATGATGCAACAACGATGCCAATAATCTGTCCGATGCCAATAATCTGTCCTTTAAAAGGTGACATAAACTTTCTAAAATTTTTGATTGCAAAGTACAAACCACATTCAAtgtgaaattacaaaaatttagaACTGTCTTACTCTTTGCAGTCATGTATCAGCTGTGTATCTCCAAGTCTTGTAGCACAAAAGagatggtttgaaaataaaaatcccTTCTAACAACCACCAACAATTTGTTACACCACTCTGAAAAACAACTTCACTTACCCTTCATTTTCTGAGTAAGCAAAGCTTCGCCTGTCTTCGGTATCTGCATTTACAAACTCATCCTGGAAGGCTGGGTTGCTCAGCCCTCCACTGACATTCAAATTTGTGGGAGGGGACGCCACCACCAGCTGCTGCTGAGACatacttttgtttttctccttttcttgtttttgtttttctctaagTTCGACAGCGGAGAGGCCAGCAGGATAAGATTTTGACGGTCCAGCACTGCTCATCGCTGAAAGAATACAACATTTCTCAGTCACAGTAAAAATTACTACTTTATCCTTATGATAGTTAGCGCCTCAAATTTGAAGACTTACAaagtttcctcaatgaaactcaaCCATTTTTTCGTACTAAATccagaataaaatcaggggtcaccatgcaaattttggtactagagaaacaaattaccatatGTTTgctcatatttgaaattcaaaatggctgccaacccCAGTTTATCTCCATGGGGGGAAATAGAAttctcaattttcacaaaactaagctggtaaaaactttatttacatgtattccataagcttcaaaatgagctctcAAAGTGgcaggccaaaagaatattataaagtttgaaagtctgaatatctgttcccgaggcatATACTGCATTAATGTAACTAATCTTGTAATCTTTTtctcaacatttcaacagcaaaTAGTGCTATTGTATTGGCCACAGCATACCTAGCAGTGTCTGTCCTGAAACCAATTCACAGCTCATGTCCAAAATGTCAGTCTTCTTAACCAAAATAAGAAGTAAATACtttgtaaacaaaattttgaatttagtGAAGTTTCCTTTCTCATTTTGTTCTTTTACTGCATTTCAGAGCATCAGttaataatttttcatattttctcctgatttcttgttttttctttcaaattatacaaaaacaATGGTAAACTTTCCACCTTCAAATAGTTTTATGCCAACAAAATACTCTGAGCAAGTCCCTGCAAGTGCCTATAGGCCCTACAACTTTATCCTATCTTACTTCCTTTTATCAACTTACAGACTTCCTGTTTgacactttaacatcactttTCGTTACTAGTACCAGCATAAAAGTCACATTATCACTGAAAACACTGGGATTGAGCCAAAAACCATGGTGACAGGATTAGAGAACATGGTGCTGACTTATATTAGTAAACACAAGAGATGCAATATATGTGTGTAGACATAGAATGGTGTATAGTAAATTGCAGAGAGTGGGAAGATAATCAGTGAAATGTATCACCCCATTGCATCACGATTTTGGTACATCCCAATTGTTCTCCATAGGATGGGTGAACTTATATAcatggagagagagaggtgaaaagaataaaaacaaatacGTCTTCATCTAATTTTACAAGAATTACTACCCTTGCAACCATCTCGTTTATCAAATGTATGTTAATTATCTAGACTAACACTAAAATTCCTATACCTGATACAAAACTGTACTGTAACACTGTACAATAAACACAAGTTATTTCTGAAGAAAACtgatttccaagaaaaaaaatgctgCCAAAGTGAGATGCCCaagaaatgaattttaattcattttgagAATTCCTGACCTCTGAATGTGCAATACTGCCCTCTTGAGTTCAAAGTTGACACATACTAAATTCTACATTCTACTTTCTATGCCATTTGAACCTGCTACACATTCTCGTTTTGGagtgttttttctatttttgctcTGAACAGATACAAGCTAAAGTCTACGTCAAGGGTTTTGAGCTAAAATCTAAACTTGAAGCCACTACTTCGAATTTTACCTTTTGCTTTTGGACTGGTTTTGTCCATTTCAGCTCTCAGTGCTCTCAGAGTGCGTGCCTCTGCATCAGAGTCAGCCCATGAAAAGTCATCTGAGGTCAACGACAGGTCAGTCAGTCGGTGATAAAGATTGTAAGGTTTCACACTATAGGTTGATGAAACCTCAGACAACTACCCACAAGCGAATCAAAATAGCTATTCTATCGGGACGTATAAGGAAGGCGGATCAGAGTTGAATTTGTTGAGAAACACATTCAACTCTTCTCCACTTTATTTCATATCTGCATTTTGCTgaaaaacttttgacagaatttCAATACAGGTTTCATATCAAAAGTCATCAAGTTAAAAAATGTAGCTATTGCATGTATATGTTGATTTTAACTGAGTGGGGGAATTTAGGAGACAACTACTAGCTAAAAATTTTTGACGCATTTCATCGTTTAAGACTTAGATAATTCATATTTGGATTTCTGTCAAAGAATAAGTGGCAGTGATTTGAGAAAAGAAACACTCATGTGAATGATGAAATGGTACTGCACTCAAATTGCTGCCACCATTTTCACAATTCTATTAtgcaatttgcaaaattttaatgatcatttctgataaatattaatttggCACACTCAAGGTAGAGATATGCTATTTTGTGTCAGTCTAATCGGAAATCCAAGTTCATAAATGCATGCTTTCTTGAATGACTTAGGCATTGCATCCAACATTGCAATATTGTACaagacatttgcataatttcaaagcTTTTCTGATTTACTCCAGTTTCACTGTTCAGATCAAGATAAGATGTGCAAGCTACACGTAGTCAAGTGTCAATCACCGTAACAACAATAAGCTTCATCTCTAGTCTCTTGTGGTAGCTGTCTGAGGTACATTGGatgatgaaaaaatgtttgagaAGTAAAAAAACTGTGATACGGATTAATAACTTGGCTGACATAGCTGTGAAGAAGATTTATGATGACAACAAGTGAATTAAAGGGTCAGTAGCTGTcagtttttattgttttttcacgatttatgttttgcatgtcatttgcaaaatcttGTTATACtccccaaaacatgttgaaacatcACATACACAGTGTctataaatgaaatacaaatagTATTGTTGGAACTAGACCAATgacaaaattgttaaaaattacAGCGACTGGCCCTTTAAAGAACACGGCATAATAATCTGTAGATATTAGTGGATttaaaacactgaaataaaGACAGAAATCTATTGTGAGACACTCTGGAGATAATGATGGATCAGAAGTGACAGAATTCACAGGAAAATGGTCTTTTCTTTTAGATGATTATGTGAAAAGAAGAGGACTGATAAATTCTGTCCCTACTCTACACTGTTTTGACTACTTAGACACAGAACTGTTCACACCAACTCCTTTAGAATCACAGGTTCCTCTCAGTTTACACTGTTCAAAAGTTTCTCTGATTCAAACAAGTATTGTCTACTAAACATGCTAATCCTCTCTCAAATTCAGCTAAACAATGCCTGTTTATCTGGGGAAAACTGTCAGCTCACACGGTCTAACTGAACATAAATACCATCTTCAGAATTCCTcttgataaaattttattttatacaaCTATGCTAAAATTGTTTCATGTTCTTCCAAAAATCTACTTTCTATTTCTGAAATCTGAGATTCAAAGGGACAAGCCGACATTCTCTGTGTATCTCTCATTGCTTACAAAACCTTGGCATTGTGTCTTCCATGAACACATATTTACTGGATATAAAAGTTAATGGAGAGAATAACTCATACCTTCTACCTCTGGACTTGATGTCTTCCTGAAACCTGGATCATAACTGTTACCTTTCCGACTTTTACCAGGGGGTTGAATGTCTCGGCCTACGTCCCTGTCTCCTGTTAGGAATGTAACACAATTGATCAACTTCAAACAAATTAACTGATGTATAACTTGTAGTATTGAGatagagatagacagacagacagacagacagacagtcagataGATCAAAAGTAAGACAGGCATAGTTTCAGTTAGaatgaggagagagagagagagagagtgagaaagagagagagtgagtgagtgagacaGAGTGTGTGTGAGAGGTACAGAGATAGAATGTGTGTGtgcctgtgtgtgtgtgagagagagagagagagagagagagagagagagagagagagagagagagagagagagagactgtagATAATGTGGTGGGAGAGGCTAGGACCATGTGttagtaaaaatgtttaacattgaaagtaaaatgaaatttgatgtaaaCTCACCATTAACAACGCCTCGGAAATCATAGGGAGGCATTTCATTATGTTTTGAAGTTCTCTGTTTTGGAACGGAGTTTGCGTAACtgtcactgtcatcatcactgTTGTGTCTTGATCTGTCCACAAACATGTTGACACCTGGTCTCAAAGAGCTaaacattaaaatatacattacTTAAATTCCAAACTCTATCCCACAAATAAACAGACTATGAGAACAAAGTATTGACCATTGTGTCAATGCTGAGTTCACACACaacacagtagttttctatcTGATATTGACACTGGCCAAGAAACTGTATGTTGTATCGTGTCATTTCAATAAACATCAACATCAAAAGCTGAACGTCTATCTTCAACTGTCGACCACTGAACATTTCAATAAGTTCAGTAAGTGGATATGCAGATAAAATTTGTAGCATTGAGCCCATCCACCCTGAAATGAATCTTTACACATCTCTTCCTCCACAACTGTGCCAGGAAAAACTGATTTTTTACTTCAATGTACCAGATATCATGCACTTTTACTAATTCAAGGTCAAGACACTTTTGTAGACAGCTTATCACATTATAGtaggcctaccacttgtgggggctcattttgaagattttgGAGTAAATAACATATTCATTTGGTTAGTTTTGAGAATAgttggaattttattttccccatagagagaACTTAGGGaagacagccattttgaatttcaaatatcattaaatattgggtaatgtgtttctcttgtaccaaaatttgcacagtgaccaccgatttttattatttatttgaaagagaatggttgaaagtttatttgagcaaaactttaggTCTTTTAATTTTGAGGTGCGATCTACCTTAAAAGGACacaagctgtaaattttgatgagaaTTGTTCTATAAAACAAGTagattttctcatttttctccCTACAGTATGTTAAAATGCTAAGTATTAGCCTTGCAAACACAGTGCTGTGCATAAAATATGTGGTGTAGAGCACAAGCAAATACCAGGAAAAGATACCAGTTACAGCTGAAAGAGCTCTAAGAAATGTAGGTCCTGGTTAAAAAACTCACTTTTTAAGACTGAGTGATGGCGATGCCTTTGGTGTTCTTCCTCCCTGAGGTGTCAGACCTCCTTGGGGTGTTCTTCCTCCCTGAGGTGTCAGACCTCCTTGGGGTGTTCGGCTTCCTCCCTTGTTAGCAGACTCTGGTTTTAAACTCCTATTATTACTGACATTGGCTGTGGGCAAGAAAGTTGAAATCCACTGTGAACAGCTGTTTAGTTGGGagttaaaatgaaattattgtgtGCAAATCTTCAGTactcatgtacatgtaaatacaatTTATATAGTTTAATACATGATGAGACAATATTACATTGAGACAAGCTTCTCATAGGATAATATCTATCTTCAACTATAGATGAACAACTACAAATTTACAATTCTACAAGTCATTTACACTACCAGGCATATCATCAAATACTATACTACTGCCATTTTCTACCCTtggatttaaaaattatttgtgACCATCAATcataatgtgaaaatattttatgacaAACGTTTTGGTATTTCGCTTTTTTGTCCCAAGTCTTTCTTCACAAATCTTACTACTGTAGGTTGGTTTGTTTATGCAGAGTACAGGGCCGCCTCaaaacaatggggttaaacCAAAGACCTACCTGTCACAGGTAAGGGTGGTAACAATTCACCCTTTGATGGTGCTGGTGTTGGTATAGGCTTCATCTTCCTCCCGATATCCACGTCAACAGCCTGCCGTCACCATCATAATTCAAAGAATTTATACCAAATGACTATCACACATACATGCTAGGACAGTGCCTACTCACCTCTTGATGCTGGTGTTGGTATAGGTTTCATGTTAATAGGGGATCTTTTCACAGACCCCCTATCATCGTCAGTATCTGATGAAGTTGTCTCTTCTATTTTGGgaccttcttcttcttcttcttcgtctGCCTCGGAACTATCCCAGTTGCTGCTGCTTTCCGGTGAGGTGGGTCGCCCCCTAGTCTGGTGGGCTGCAATCTGTCAGTATTAATATATGATATTGAACTTGAAGATTAGGATGAGAAATGGTTGGCTGCAGTCAAAATTGACCAACCAACTTAATTTTACAAGTGCAACCTCTGCTGTATGTGtacacaagtttggattcacctTCAAGCTACAGCCATCTTCATGGGATCAAAACATGTTCCCTCTTCACAGTTAAAACTAACACATTTGTGCAAATATGGTACAGTTCTACACTGATCCACAGAACAACCTCTCTTGACAACTGTGTACTACCATAAATAGTCGAGGGGGGTAGGAACTGTACTGTCTATGGCTGTCCATAGTTCAGGGAAATAAATCTGGATACATTTGTGTTCAACACTGATAAGAATCTTGTAAGTCTATACTCCATGAATATCTTGCAGATTCAACAAGCCATACAATGCAAATTTCTACTACTTGAATGATGCACAATAAACACACTAGCACTGCGTcttcaaaattactgaaaaaccAACTGAGATGACCATACTCGTTAAGgtgataattttcttttcttacaCATGCATCTATTCTTAAAACTTATTTCTTCACATTGGTTGATCAGTTCTAATACATTACATATCCAAGTATAAAGGCTTGTGTATAAGCCCCTCCACCTATTTCAGAGGAGTTTTGAAATGTTGTGGATCCATGTATACGCCCTTTCCAAATTTAACTCATATAAGGAATGGTTAGCAGAGTATAATAGGTCATTACACTGACAGTTGTGTTTTCATCCTCCaattgtttgaagcaattatcttTTCATTCTATGAAAAATTTTTACTGTTGACTATTACAACTTTAACTGCTATGTTGGTTTCTGATTGCCTAACTGAATTTGTCTGTTTGATATTGGAAAATTGAGTTGCTTTATGTGCAGCCAATACATGCTGGTTCAGAGTTCACACCATGATGTTGATCAGTAGCATACATAATGTCTTTGTTCCaagtttattttttatataaGATATAACTTGAGCAGGAATTTCAACTAATTGTCACTTCTGTATCCAAGGAAAGTGTAATCAGATATATTTGACATGGTAA is a window encoding:
- the LOC139139090 gene encoding uncharacterized protein isoform X3, with the protein product MSERFKLDAQKMIAAHQTRGRPTSPESSSNWDSSEADEEEEEEGPKIEETTSSDTDDDRGSVKRSPINMKPIPTPASRANVSNNRSLKPESANKGGSRTPQGGLTPQGGRTPKASPSLSLKNSLRPGVNMFVDRSRHNSDDDSDSYANSVPKQRTSKHNEMPPYDFRGVVNGDRDVGRDIQPPGKSRKGNSYDPGFRKTSSPEVEDDFSWADSDAEARTLRALRAEMDKTSPKAKAMSSAGPSKSYPAGLSAVELREKQKQEKEKNKSMSQQQLVVASPPTNLNVSGGLSNPAFQDEFVNADTEDRRSFAYSENEGKITEVSEKRYIYYFEHGNRRYYDGRGAMSDAYMADIADKSAKYVRRGLQEFFHALRIILEAILLLVLETARFLFQNIFQFFLKELFIVVGDHFLRPVLSSLYNHVMQPSVVFLYNCGYGLKRVLFPCIEILRDIMNVLAIPLRAFRLFELNWRVPSDVGVHQYAQIQQV
- the LOC139139090 gene encoding BUD13 homolog isoform X4, which codes for MSERFKLDAQKMIAAHQTRGRPTSPESSSNWDSSEADEEEEEEGPKIEETTSSDTDDDRGSVKRSPINMKPIPTPASRANVSNNRSLKPESANKGGSRTPQGGLTPQGGRTPQGGLTPQGGRTPKASPSLSLKNSLRPGVNMFVDRSRHNSDDDSDSYANSVPKQRTSKHNEMPPYDFRGVVNGDRDVGRDIQPPGKSRKGNSYDPGFRKTSSPEVEAMSSAGPSKSYPAGLSAVELREKQKQEKEKNKSMSQQQLVVASPPTNLNVSGGLSNPAFQDEFVNADTEDRRSFAYSENEGKITEVSEKRYIYYFEHGNRRYYDGRGAMSDAYMADIADKSAKYVRRGLQEFFHALRIILEAILLLVLETARFLFQNIFQFFLKELFIVVGDHFLRPVLSSLYNHVMQPSVVFLYNCGYGLKRVLFPCIEILRDIMNVLAIPLRAFRLFELNWRVPSDVGVHQYAQIQQV
- the LOC139139090 gene encoding uncharacterized protein isoform X1, producing MSERFKLDAQKMIAAHQTRGRPTSPESSSNWDSSEADEEEEEEGPKIEETTSSDTDDDRGSVKRSPINMKPIPTPASRANVSNNRSLKPESANKGGSRTPQGGLTPQGGRTPQGGLTPQGGRTPKASPSLSLKNSLRPGVNMFVDRSRHNSDDDSDSYANSVPKQRTSKHNEMPPYDFRGVVNGDRDVGRDIQPPGKSRKGNSYDPGFRKTSSPEVEDDFSWADSDAEARTLRALRAEMDKTSPKAKAMSSAGPSKSYPAGLSAVELREKQKQEKEKNKSMSQQQLVVASPPTNLNVSGGLSNPAFQDEFVNADTEDRRSFAYSENEGKITEVSEKRYIYYFEHGNRRYYDGRGAMSDAYMADIADKSAKYVRRGLQEFFHALRIILEAILLLVLETARFLFQNIFQFFLKELFIVVGDHFLRPVLSSLYNHVMQPSVVFLYNCGYGLKRVLFPCIEILRDIMNVLAIPLRAFRLFELNWRVPSDVGVHQYAQIQQV
- the LOC139139090 gene encoding hepatoma-derived growth factor-related protein 2-like isoform X2, giving the protein MSERFKLDAQKMIAAHQTRGRPTSPESSSNWDSSEADEEEEEEGPKIEETTSSDTDDDRGSVKRSPINMKPIPTPASRANVSNNRSLKPESANKGGSRTPQGGLTPQGGRTPQGGLTPQGGRTPKASPSLSLKNSLRPGVNMFVDRSRHNSDDDSDSYANSVPKQRTSKHNEMPPYDFRGVVNGDRDVGRDIQPPGKSRKGNSYDPGFRKTSSPEVEDDFSWADSDAEARTLRALRAEMDKTSPKAKAMSSAGPSKSYPAGLSAVELREKQKQEKEKNKSMSQQQLVVASPPTNLNVSGGLSNPAFQDEFVNADTEDRRSFAYSENEGYIYYFEHGNRRYYDGRGAMSDAYMADIADKSAKYVRRGLQEFFHALRIILEAILLLVLETARFLFQNIFQFFLKELFIVVGDHFLRPVLSSLYNHVMQPSVVFLYNCGYGLKRVLFPCIEILRDIMNVLAIPLRAFRLFELNWRVPSDVGVHQYAQIQQV